The Anastrepha ludens isolate Willacy chromosome 2, idAnaLude1.1, whole genome shotgun sequence genome contains a region encoding:
- the LOC128860444 gene encoding NPC intracellular cholesterol transporter 2-like, producing MYRLTIVCFALFLAAVSATNVKQCSKGQPFPLSVDIEGCDQPPCNVVKGTTALMKVNFVGTHDNTKKITAVVHATTLGITVPYPLPEDVADVCSNLLYGASCPIDKSEDVVYNFKFDIDSSYPEIKVKVQLNLVDESNESVACFTADVKVQKA from the exons ATGTACCGTTTGACTATTGTATGTTTCGCGCTCTTTTTGGCCGCCGTGTCGGCTACCAATGTTAAGCAGT GCTCAAAAGGTCAGCCATTCCCGCTCAGTGTTGACATTGAAGGCTGCGACCAGCCGCCCTGCAATGTTGTCAAGGGCACCACAGCGCTGATGAAAGTCAACTTTGTGGGTA CTCACGACAATACTAAGAAAATAACCGCTGTCGTGCATGCCACCACCTTAGGCATCACTGTACCCTACCCGCTGCCCGAAGACGTGGCCGATGTATGCAGTAATTTGTTGTATGGCGCCTCTTGCCCCATCGATAAATCCGAGGATGTGGTGTACAACTTTAAATTCGACATTGATTCCTCGTATCCGGAGATCAAAGTAAAAGTACAGCTGAATTTGGTTGATGAAAGCAATGAATCTGTTGCTTGCTTCACTGCCGATGTAAAAGTGCAGAAAGCTTAG